The DNA window GCAGCTTCAGCAGTCGCAACAGCTGCCTCATAGAAGAATTTACGAAAGAGAAAATACAAAAGGCATTGTTAAGGATTCTTCGGGGTTCAAGTCTCTCAAAGGCCTTACACTTGATAGTTTGGGAATTAGTAAAAAAGAGTAATTTGAGCCTATTTGGCTTTAGGAGGTAAAATGAAAATAAGAATGAAACATTTAGTAAGAAGACTACTTTACTTTAGAAGGGACAAAATTTGGCATGTTTACATGAGCACGGAAATTCAAAACAAAGCTAAGGACAAAACCATTACCAATTTTCCCCATTTGAAACCAGAAGATTTGGACTACGAGTACGTTTGCAAGTTCTTGGATGAGTGGATTCAGAAGAAATACAACGCCAAACTGGGATTTACTATTGAGAAGGTAGATGGTCTTGAATATATTTGTAAGGCAAAAAGATATGCTAGTCTTAAGAAGATATTAGCCAAAATTTTCAAAGATTACAAAGATATATTTCTTGGTAGGTTGCAGAAGGCTCCTGGTGTTGTGCGGCAGTTCCCGGATCGGGAGTCAAGGGGCAAGGTGGAAGTTAGAAAGGAGTGATGTATTAATTTTAGGATAAAAAGGGTAGTAAAAAGCCCAGTAAAAACACCAACTAAAAAAAAGGTTGTTGTAACTACTAAAAATCAAATACCTTTTCATAATCATACTTTTTTTAAAAAAGAGATTTTGGAGGGTAAGGTTATGTATCATACAAGATTGATGAATGTTTTGTGGGCTTGGAGAGCCAGCAAAAAAATGTTTGCAATTTTCTTTGCCAATACGTTGAACAAAGAGAAAAAGGCGGTTTACTTGTACCCGGTTAAAGAGGGTGATGTGTTTTACGGGATTTTTTATGGATACAAAAGAATCAAGGGAAATAGGTTTTTCACCGATTATGCGTCTGTTTGTAGATTTTCTAAAAAAAATTTCAAAACCTTCAATAAGGCTTATTACCTTGAATTTAGGTTTAAAACGGGAAGTGTGTTTATGTATGTTCATACTATATCTTATTTCGTTGACGGCCGGAATATTCGGTCTATTAGAAAATTGTATAAGAAAATTTTGAAGTTAGAACAAGAAGTGTTCAAGTTTTACTCCAAAGATTTACAGCCCGAAGGAATTATT is part of the Borreliella garinii genome and encodes:
- a CDS encoding DUF226 domain-containing protein, whose translation is MYHTRLMNVLWAWRASKKMFAIFFANTLNKEKKAVYLYPVKEGDVFYGIFYGYKRIKGNRFFTDYASVCRFSKKNFKTFNKAYYLEFRFKTGSVFMYVHTISYFVDGRNIRSIRKLYKKILKLEQEVFKFYSKDLQPEGIITNWVAKIKQKREERLAQIGNLINPPPHLRVSSRFRKF